A genomic window from Arthrobacter sp. FW305-BF8 includes:
- a CDS encoding winged helix-turn-helix transcriptional regulator, whose amino-acid sequence MSHILLLTNSTGSSVDILPALELLNHRVHILPAEPTALLETDPCDVVLLDARKDLVGARSLTQLLKATGLSAPLVLILTEGGMAAVSSAWAVDDIVLDSAGPAEVEARIRLSVARAVPEQEEAPSEIRAAGVVIDEASYTARVNGAALNLTFKEFELLKYLAQHPGRVFTRQQLLTEVWGYDYYGGTRTVDVHVRRLRAKLGADHENLISTVRNVGYRLTLIRQQEDELTEA is encoded by the coding sequence ATGTCGCACATCCTGTTACTGACCAACAGCACCGGGTCATCGGTGGACATTCTGCCTGCCCTGGAGCTCCTAAACCACCGGGTGCATATCCTTCCCGCCGAGCCCACCGCCCTGCTCGAGACAGATCCTTGCGACGTCGTCCTCCTGGACGCGCGCAAGGACCTAGTGGGCGCCCGCTCCCTGACCCAGCTCCTGAAGGCGACCGGCCTCAGCGCACCTCTGGTGCTGATCCTCACCGAGGGCGGCATGGCGGCCGTATCCTCAGCCTGGGCCGTCGACGACATCGTGCTCGACTCGGCCGGCCCCGCCGAGGTGGAGGCACGGATCCGCCTCTCTGTCGCCCGGGCTGTACCGGAGCAGGAGGAGGCTCCCTCCGAGATCCGGGCCGCCGGCGTCGTTATTGACGAGGCGAGCTACACGGCGCGCGTCAACGGCGCGGCACTGAACCTGACCTTCAAGGAGTTCGAACTCCTGAAGTACCTGGCGCAGCACCCCGGCCGGGTATTTACCCGGCAGCAGCTCCTCACCGAGGTCTGGGGCTACGACTACTACGGCGGCACCCGGACCGTGGACGTCCACGTCCGGCGGCTGCGCGCCAAGCTGGGCGCCGACCACGAGAACCTGATCAGCACGGTGCGCAACGTCGGCTACCGGCTCACCCTGATCCGCCAGCAGGAGGACGAACTCACCGAGGCGTAG
- a CDS encoding thymidylate synthase, producing the protein MSTPTPYEDLLRDVMANGTHKSDRTGTGTSSVFGRQIRFDLSESFPLITTKRVHFKSVAAELLWFLRGDSNVKWMQDQGVTIWNEWADADGELGPVYGVQWRSWPTPDGGHIDQIAELLESLKSNPDSRRHIVSAWNVSELKDMALPPCHAFFQFYVADGKLSCQLYQRSADMFLGVPFNIASYALLTCMLAQQTGLEPGEFVWTGGDVHIYDNHMDQVLKQLDREPYAYPQLKITRKPESIFDYTLDDFEVVGYRHHPTIKAPIAV; encoded by the coding sequence GTGAGCACCCCAACGCCCTATGAAGACCTTCTGCGCGACGTCATGGCAAACGGCACGCACAAATCAGACCGCACCGGCACCGGAACCAGCAGCGTTTTCGGCCGGCAAATCCGCTTTGATCTGAGCGAAAGCTTCCCGCTGATCACCACCAAGCGGGTGCACTTCAAGTCCGTAGCCGCCGAGCTGCTGTGGTTCCTCCGCGGCGACTCCAACGTGAAGTGGATGCAGGACCAGGGCGTGACCATCTGGAACGAATGGGCCGACGCCGACGGCGAACTCGGGCCGGTCTACGGCGTCCAGTGGCGCAGCTGGCCCACGCCCGACGGCGGCCACATTGACCAGATCGCCGAGCTCTTGGAGAGCCTGAAGTCGAACCCGGACTCGCGCCGGCACATCGTCTCAGCCTGGAACGTGAGCGAGCTCAAGGACATGGCACTGCCGCCCTGCCACGCTTTCTTCCAGTTCTACGTCGCGGACGGCAAGCTCTCCTGCCAGCTGTACCAGCGGTCCGCGGACATGTTCCTTGGCGTGCCGTTCAACATCGCCTCCTACGCGCTGCTGACCTGCATGCTGGCCCAGCAGACCGGCCTCGAGCCCGGCGAATTCGTCTGGACCGGCGGCGACGTGCACATCTACGACAACCACATGGACCAGGTCCTGAAGCAGCTGGATCGGGAACCGTACGCGTACCCGCAGCTGAAGATCACCCGCAAGCCGGAATCGATCTTCGACTACACCCTGGACGACTTCGAAGTGGTGGGCTACCGGCACCACCCCACCATCAAGGCGCCGATCGCCGTATGA
- the mshD gene encoding mycothiol synthase: MSPAHPEKWPVLVIRGGVDEELLRDVRALLAAAEESDGNPPISEQTLVTMRAADTGPHMLLTLALYAPDEQSDPATAQDLAGFAVVVEEPDGTGVAEIAVHPSYRNQGVADRLVSTLKSSRGLDGLKAWSHGNHEAAADLAARYGYGPVRELWKMRLTTAAADLPDVGLPDGVSIRAFAPGKDEEAWLVANREAFAHHPEQGSLTRADLQARMDEPWFDPAGFLLAEGRDGRLLGYHWTKVHPQHGSHPAIGEVYVVGVTPAAQGMGLGKALTIAGIRHLQQQGLHAVMLYTDADNTPAVSLYRRLGFTRWDMDVMYGPVDGR, from the coding sequence ATGAGTCCTGCGCACCCGGAGAAATGGCCCGTCCTAGTCATCAGGGGCGGCGTGGATGAAGAGCTGCTGCGGGACGTCCGCGCCCTGCTGGCCGCCGCCGAGGAATCGGACGGCAATCCGCCCATTTCCGAACAGACCCTCGTGACCATGCGCGCGGCGGACACGGGCCCGCACATGCTGCTGACCCTTGCCCTCTACGCCCCGGACGAGCAGTCGGACCCCGCCACGGCACAGGACCTGGCCGGATTCGCCGTGGTCGTCGAGGAGCCGGACGGGACAGGCGTGGCGGAAATCGCAGTGCACCCCAGCTACCGGAACCAGGGCGTGGCAGACCGGCTCGTCAGCACGCTCAAGTCATCGCGCGGCCTGGACGGGCTCAAGGCATGGTCGCACGGCAACCATGAGGCCGCCGCGGACCTGGCGGCCCGGTACGGCTATGGCCCGGTGCGGGAACTGTGGAAGATGCGGCTCACCACCGCCGCCGCTGACCTGCCCGACGTCGGCCTTCCGGACGGCGTCTCGATCCGCGCCTTCGCGCCGGGGAAAGACGAAGAAGCCTGGCTCGTGGCCAACCGGGAAGCGTTCGCGCACCACCCGGAGCAAGGATCCCTGACCAGGGCCGACCTGCAGGCCCGGATGGACGAACCCTGGTTCGACCCCGCCGGTTTCCTGCTGGCGGAGGGCCGGGACGGGCGGCTCCTGGGCTACCACTGGACCAAAGTGCATCCGCAGCACGGGTCACACCCTGCCATCGGTGAGGTTTACGTGGTGGGCGTCACGCCCGCAGCCCAGGGCATGGGCCTCGGCAAGGCGCTGACCATCGCGGGGATCCGGCATCTCCAGCAGCAGGGCCTGCACGCCGTGATGCTGTACACGGATGCGGACAACACTCCGGCTGTCTCGCTGTACCGGCGGCTGGGCTTCACCCGCTGGGATATGGACGTGATGTACGGGCCGGTTGACGGGCGTTAA
- a CDS encoding NUDIX hydrolase — MKSSDSPIADQTDHPGEPVAVTAAGALPWRVKKDQLEVLLIHRPRYDDWSWPKGKLDPGETVPECAVREVEEEIGLVAPLGIPLPPIHYHVAAGLKVVHYWAVEVTGNSLRPDGKEVDSVMWCVPERAAELLSNPSDRAPLEYLAAAHARKELQTWPLVIVRHAKAKPRSSWTKAEGERPLAATGIRQAQAVHRLLKAWKPLRVVSSPWLRCVATIAPYVKSADAKVKLVDALTEHRHARNPKKTAAVVDALFDKQRAVVLCTHRPALPTVLGQLAGYMPPRLRGLLPVADPYLAPGEMIICHVAHGSKSRIVSVEQFKPFDD, encoded by the coding sequence TTGAAGAGCAGCGACTCACCCATAGCGGATCAGACCGATCACCCGGGCGAGCCGGTCGCCGTCACGGCCGCCGGCGCCCTGCCTTGGCGCGTCAAGAAGGACCAGCTGGAGGTCCTCCTGATCCACCGGCCGCGGTACGACGACTGGTCCTGGCCCAAGGGCAAGCTCGACCCGGGCGAGACTGTGCCCGAGTGCGCAGTCCGCGAGGTGGAGGAGGAGATCGGGCTCGTTGCGCCGCTGGGCATCCCGCTCCCGCCCATCCATTACCATGTCGCCGCCGGGCTGAAGGTTGTGCACTACTGGGCCGTTGAGGTCACCGGCAATTCCCTGCGGCCCGACGGCAAGGAAGTGGACAGCGTCATGTGGTGCGTACCGGAGCGTGCCGCCGAGCTGCTGTCCAACCCCTCGGACCGGGCCCCGCTGGAATACCTGGCCGCGGCGCACGCCCGCAAGGAACTGCAGACCTGGCCGCTGGTCATCGTGCGCCATGCCAAGGCCAAACCGCGGTCGTCATGGACCAAAGCGGAAGGCGAACGGCCCCTGGCAGCCACCGGCATCCGCCAGGCCCAGGCCGTGCACCGGCTGCTGAAGGCGTGGAAGCCGCTGCGCGTGGTCAGCAGCCCGTGGCTTCGCTGCGTGGCGACCATCGCCCCCTACGTCAAGTCAGCGGACGCCAAGGTGAAGCTCGTGGATGCGCTCACGGAGCACCGGCATGCCCGCAATCCCAAGAAGACCGCTGCCGTGGTGGACGCGTTATTCGACAAGCAGCGCGCCGTGGTGCTGTGCACGCACCGTCCGGCCCTCCCCACCGTGCTGGGCCAGCTCGCCGGCTACATGCCCCCGCGGCTCAGGGGCCTGCTGCCGGTAGCAGACCCCTATCTCGCCCCCGGGGAAATGATCATCTGCCACGTGGCGCACGGCAGCAAGAGCAGGATCGTCTCGGTGGAGCAGTTCAAGCCCTTCGACGACTGA
- a CDS encoding dihydrofolate reductase, producing the protein MSTEGTMDAQAFSEDIAAGMSGIGLVWAQTPAGVIGKDGDMPWNLPEDLKHFTKVTTGHPVIMGRKTWLSFPAKYRPLPNRTNIVITRQENWGSSPEAEGAVVVKSLDDALLESQFAPGCEAVWILGGGEIFKESTGLANVAVVTTIDVDADGDTYAPELGDGWVAGASVPADGWFTGANGTRYRFTKWNRPEG; encoded by the coding sequence ATGAGCACGGAGGGCACTATGGATGCGCAGGCTTTCAGCGAGGACATCGCCGCGGGGATGTCCGGGATCGGACTCGTGTGGGCCCAGACGCCGGCCGGCGTCATCGGCAAAGACGGCGACATGCCGTGGAACTTGCCCGAGGACCTGAAGCACTTCACCAAAGTCACCACCGGCCATCCCGTTATCATGGGCCGGAAAACCTGGCTGTCCTTCCCGGCGAAGTACCGTCCCCTGCCCAACCGGACGAACATCGTCATTACCCGGCAGGAGAACTGGGGCAGCTCGCCTGAGGCGGAGGGCGCCGTCGTCGTCAAATCCCTCGATGATGCCCTGCTGGAATCACAGTTCGCCCCAGGCTGCGAAGCAGTCTGGATCCTCGGCGGCGGCGAAATCTTCAAGGAGTCCACGGGCCTGGCCAACGTTGCCGTGGTCACCACCATCGACGTGGACGCCGACGGCGACACGTACGCCCCGGAGCTCGGCGACGGCTGGGTGGCCGGCGCCTCTGTGCCGGCCGACGGCTGGTTCACGGGAGCCAACGGCACCCGCTACCGGTTCACCAAATGGAACCGCCCGGAAGGTTAG
- a CDS encoding FABP family protein codes for MPIEIPTDLTPELVPLSWLIGEWEGRGRLGAGDESSEHFLQHVSFTHNGLPYLQYRAESWLTDEDGTKLRPLTVETGFWALERKQLEADSGPGLVPGDIVPVLKSADEVEALRNKDGGFDISVSISHPGGISELYYGQIKGPQIQLSTDMVMRGSHSKDYSAATRIFGLVEGNLLWRWDVATGSPSAGTAAAEPGNGLEAHASAFLNKVS; via the coding sequence GTGCCTATTGAAATTCCTACAGACCTGACCCCCGAACTGGTTCCCCTCTCCTGGCTCATCGGTGAGTGGGAGGGCCGTGGCCGGCTCGGGGCCGGTGATGAAAGCTCAGAGCACTTCCTGCAGCATGTTTCCTTCACCCACAATGGTCTGCCGTACCTGCAGTACCGTGCGGAAAGCTGGCTGACCGACGAGGACGGCACCAAGCTCCGGCCCCTCACAGTTGAGACCGGTTTTTGGGCCCTGGAGCGCAAACAGCTGGAGGCCGACAGCGGCCCCGGCCTTGTTCCCGGGGACATCGTGCCCGTGCTGAAAAGCGCTGACGAGGTTGAGGCGCTCCGCAACAAGGACGGTGGCTTCGACATCTCGGTGTCCATCAGCCACCCGGGCGGCATCTCGGAGCTGTACTACGGGCAGATCAAGGGCCCGCAGATCCAGCTCAGCACCGACATGGTGATGCGCGGCAGCCACTCCAAGGACTACAGCGCGGCCACCCGGATCTTCGGGCTGGTCGAGGGCAACCTCCTCTGGCGGTGGGATGTGGCCACCGGCAGCCCGTCCGCAGGCACCGCGGCTGCTGAACCGGGCAATGGCCTGGAGGCCCACGCCTCGGCGTTCCTTAACAAGGTCTCCTGA
- a CDS encoding RNA degradosome polyphosphate kinase — MQPESAGTATTEIKAAPVRARFGSSEVPASRATQDRIDIPEFAAILEPDGEISPDRFLDRELSWLAFNARVLELAEDPTLYLLERVNFLSIFASNLDEFFMVRVAGLKRRIATGLAVPSPAGLSPVQVLEQIGEAAHRLQQRHAQVYAEQIRPALAYEHIHLMHWDELDDEARHRLSAMFAEKVFPILTPLAVDPAHPFPYISGLSLNLAVVVRNPVSDKELFARVKVPDQLPRLISIDGPRAGSVPGRVARFIALEEVIAVHLDQLFAGMEVLEHHTFRVTRNEDVEVEEDDAENLLQALEKELLRRRFGPPVRLEVTNDINPNIRALLIRELGVDESEVYSVPAPLDLRGLSVIGNIDRADLHYPKHVPHTSRYLNESETSKAANVFAAMRRRDILLHHPYDSFSTSVQAFLEQAAADPKVQAIKQTLYRTSGDSPIVDALIDAAEAGKQVLALVEIKARFDEQANISWARKLEQAGVHVVYGIVGLKTHCKLSLVVRQEVDGLRRYCHIGTGNYHPRTARYYEDLGLLTANEQVGEDLSKLFNQLSGYAPKSTFKRLLVAPRSVRSGLIERIEAEIRNARAGIPARVQIKVNSMVDESIIDSLYRASQAGVKVDVIVRGICSLRPGIPGLSENITVRSILGRFLEHSRVFAFSNGGDPVVYIGSADMMHRNLDRRVEALVQLSGGEDTAYVLDLMRRYMDPETSSWHLDSDGEWTRHHIGDDGSKLDDVQSWLLASRSRQRAVVRR; from the coding sequence ATGCAACCGGAATCCGCCGGAACAGCCACCACCGAAATCAAGGCTGCGCCTGTGCGCGCCCGGTTCGGCTCCTCCGAAGTGCCGGCCTCCCGCGCCACACAGGACCGGATCGACATTCCTGAGTTCGCCGCCATCCTGGAGCCGGATGGAGAGATCAGCCCGGACCGGTTCCTGGACCGCGAGCTGAGCTGGCTTGCGTTCAACGCCCGGGTCCTCGAACTGGCAGAAGACCCCACCCTGTACCTGCTGGAGCGCGTCAACTTCCTCTCGATCTTCGCGTCCAACCTCGATGAATTCTTCATGGTCCGCGTGGCCGGCCTGAAGCGCCGCATCGCCACCGGACTCGCCGTCCCGTCCCCGGCGGGCCTGAGCCCCGTCCAGGTCCTGGAGCAAATCGGCGAGGCGGCCCACCGCCTGCAGCAGCGGCACGCCCAGGTCTACGCGGAGCAGATCCGGCCGGCCCTGGCCTATGAGCACATCCACCTCATGCACTGGGATGAACTCGACGACGAGGCCCGGCACCGGCTCAGCGCCATGTTCGCGGAGAAGGTCTTCCCCATCCTCACCCCGCTGGCCGTGGACCCCGCCCACCCCTTCCCCTACATCTCGGGCCTTTCCCTGAACCTGGCCGTGGTGGTCCGGAACCCGGTCAGTGACAAGGAGCTGTTCGCCCGCGTCAAGGTGCCGGACCAGCTGCCCCGCCTGATTTCCATCGACGGTCCCCGGGCCGGCTCGGTGCCCGGCCGCGTGGCACGGTTCATCGCCCTCGAGGAAGTCATCGCCGTCCACCTGGACCAGCTCTTCGCCGGCATGGAGGTCCTGGAGCACCACACCTTCCGTGTGACCCGCAACGAGGACGTCGAGGTGGAAGAGGACGACGCCGAGAACCTCCTGCAGGCGCTTGAGAAGGAACTGCTGCGCCGCCGGTTCGGCCCGCCCGTCCGGCTCGAGGTCACCAACGACATCAACCCGAACATCCGCGCCCTGCTCATCCGCGAGCTCGGTGTGGACGAGTCCGAGGTCTACTCAGTTCCGGCACCACTGGACCTGCGCGGCTTGTCCGTGATCGGCAACATCGACCGCGCGGACCTGCACTACCCCAAGCACGTGCCCCACACCTCGCGGTACCTGAACGAGTCCGAGACATCCAAGGCCGCGAACGTCTTCGCCGCGATGCGCCGCCGCGACATCCTGCTGCACCACCCCTACGATTCGTTCTCCACGTCGGTTCAGGCATTCCTGGAACAGGCGGCGGCGGACCCCAAGGTGCAGGCCATCAAGCAGACCCTGTACCGCACGTCCGGCGACTCCCCCATCGTCGACGCCCTGATCGACGCTGCCGAGGCGGGCAAGCAGGTGCTGGCCCTCGTGGAGATCAAGGCCCGCTTCGACGAGCAGGCGAACATCTCCTGGGCGCGCAAGCTGGAGCAGGCCGGCGTCCATGTGGTCTACGGCATCGTGGGCCTGAAGACCCACTGCAAGCTGTCCCTCGTGGTCCGCCAGGAAGTGGACGGGCTGCGCCGCTACTGCCACATCGGAACCGGCAACTACCACCCGCGCACCGCGCGCTACTACGAGGACCTCGGGCTCCTGACGGCCAACGAGCAGGTGGGCGAGGACCTGTCCAAGCTGTTCAACCAGCTCTCCGGGTACGCCCCCAAGTCGACCTTCAAGCGGCTCCTGGTGGCCCCCCGGTCCGTGCGTTCGGGACTGATCGAAAGGATCGAGGCCGAAATCCGCAATGCCCGCGCAGGCATCCCCGCGCGCGTGCAGATCAAGGTCAACTCCATGGTGGACGAGTCCATCATCGATTCCCTGTACCGCGCTTCCCAGGCCGGCGTGAAGGTGGACGTCATTGTCCGCGGCATCTGCTCCCTGCGCCCCGGCATCCCCGGGCTGAGCGAGAACATCACGGTCCGCTCCATCCTTGGCCGCTTCCTTGAACACTCCCGCGTGTTCGCCTTCAGCAACGGAGGCGACCCCGTGGTGTACATCGGCTCCGCGGACATGATGCACCGCAACCTGGACCGCCGGGTGGAGGCGCTGGTGCAGCTGTCCGGCGGCGAGGACACCGCCTACGTCCTTGACCTGATGCGCCGGTACATGGACCCGGAGACGTCCAGCTGGCACCTGGACAGCGACGGCGAGTGGACCCGCCACCACATCGGCGATGACGGCAGCAAGCTGGACGATGTCCAGTCCTGGCTGCTGGCATCACGATCCCGGCAGCGCGCCGTCGTCCGGCGGTAG
- a CDS encoding NF038396 family protein, whose product MLRKPETLFVLGYMLLPLFALLSAIVGLTMILGGNKIAGIIVLVVVTQAFAFGAFFALRARKTALMEEPDRQ is encoded by the coding sequence ATGCTGCGTAAACCCGAAACCCTCTTCGTGCTCGGCTACATGCTGCTGCCGCTGTTTGCCCTGCTGTCCGCGATTGTCGGGCTCACAATGATCCTCGGCGGCAACAAAATTGCCGGCATCATCGTCCTGGTGGTGGTGACGCAGGCGTTCGCCTTCGGCGCCTTCTTCGCCCTGCGCGCCCGCAAGACCGCCCTGATGGAGGAGCCCGACCGCCAGTAG
- a CDS encoding flavodoxin family protein, whose product MDESQPPADYSDLKAVYFNGTLKRSPEKSNTEGLITVSRLIMEKQGVTTRVIRTVDHDIASGVYPDMREHGWATDEWPELYPAVKDADIVVVAGPIWLGDNSSQTKKLIERLYAHSGQLNEKGQWAFYPKVGGCLITGNEDGIKHCSMNVLYSLQHIGFSIPPQADAGWIGPVGPGPSYLDEGSGGPESDFTNRNTTFMTWNLLHLARTLKDAGGIPAYGNLPEEWKAGTKFGFENPEYR is encoded by the coding sequence ATGGATGAGTCCCAGCCGCCGGCTGACTACAGCGACCTCAAGGCCGTGTACTTCAACGGCACCCTCAAGCGTTCGCCGGAGAAGAGCAACACCGAGGGCCTGATCACGGTGAGCCGGCTGATCATGGAGAAGCAGGGCGTGACCACCCGGGTCATCCGGACTGTCGACCACGACATCGCCAGCGGCGTTTACCCGGACATGCGCGAGCATGGCTGGGCGACCGATGAATGGCCGGAGCTGTACCCGGCCGTCAAGGACGCGGACATCGTGGTGGTGGCCGGACCCATCTGGCTGGGGGACAACTCCTCACAGACCAAGAAGCTCATCGAGCGGCTCTACGCCCATTCGGGCCAGCTCAACGAGAAGGGCCAGTGGGCCTTTTATCCGAAGGTGGGCGGTTGCCTGATCACCGGCAACGAGGACGGCATCAAGCACTGTTCCATGAACGTCCTCTACAGCCTGCAGCACATCGGCTTCTCCATCCCGCCGCAGGCCGACGCGGGCTGGATCGGCCCCGTCGGGCCGGGACCCAGCTACCTGGACGAGGGTTCGGGCGGTCCGGAGAGCGACTTCACGAACCGGAACACCACGTTCATGACGTGGAACCTCCTGCACCTGGCCCGGACGCTCAAGGACGCCGGCGGAATTCCCGCCTATGGCAACCTTCCGGAAGAATGGAAGGCCGGAACCAAGTTCGGTTTCGAAAACCCGGAATACCGCTAG
- a CDS encoding GntR family transcriptional regulator, with protein sequence MTAGISVDLGSPTPPYEQIRLQVSALIAAGGLTAGTRLPAVRSLAADLGLAAGTVARAYKELEQSGLIETRRRNGTVVVGLPAYSASDAEAPGSDASGSGASAAEVAAAVEHLIKAGAKAGLPDEELLALVRVGLQRRRGLPSGPPSSSD encoded by the coding sequence ATGACCGCGGGCATCTCGGTGGACCTCGGTTCCCCCACTCCCCCTTATGAGCAAATCCGGCTGCAGGTCAGCGCGCTGATCGCCGCAGGCGGGCTCACTGCCGGCACTCGCTTGCCGGCAGTCCGCAGCCTCGCGGCAGATCTGGGTCTTGCTGCCGGGACCGTCGCCCGGGCGTACAAGGAACTGGAACAGTCGGGGCTGATCGAGACCCGGCGCAGGAACGGAACCGTCGTCGTCGGGCTACCGGCGTACAGTGCGTCGGACGCCGAGGCGCCCGGGTCCGATGCATCCGGCTCCGGTGCCTCCGCAGCGGAAGTGGCTGCCGCCGTCGAACATCTCATCAAAGCGGGGGCCAAGGCGGGTCTGCCCGACGAGGAGCTTCTTGCGCTGGTCCGTGTTGGTCTGCAGCGGCGCCGCGGCCTGCCTTCGGGCCCGCCCTCGAGCTCCGACTAG
- the ygfZ gene encoding CAF17-like 4Fe-4S cluster assembly/insertion protein YgfZ, producing MTTKSPLLSRPGAVEAGGADAGVASHYGEPLREQRALAAGTAVVDLSHRGVVTVTGPDRLSWLNTLSSQQVTNLKPGESSELLLLSVQGRIEFDARVVDDGGTTWLIVEAAEAGPLAEWLTRMKFMLRVEVADVSADWAVVGSTKAVPEWSGLQVWQDPWPHVGAGGYAYSVVPEDTHPGAERPWFEYLVPAAELEQTVGDRKLAGVLSAEALRVAAWRPRLGAETDDKTIPHELDLLRTAVHLAKGCYKGQETIARVHNLGHPPRRLVFLQLDGSQHTLPAAGSEVLVGERKVGAVTSVAQHYEMGPIALAVIKRSVAPDEILTVMDGDEPYTAAQEVIVAPDAGQVVGRQTGFLRGTHR from the coding sequence ATGACTACCAAGAGCCCTCTGTTGTCGCGCCCTGGCGCCGTTGAAGCGGGCGGCGCCGACGCCGGCGTCGCGTCCCATTACGGCGAACCGCTGCGGGAGCAGCGCGCCCTCGCGGCAGGGACCGCCGTCGTTGATCTTTCCCACCGCGGCGTGGTGACGGTCACCGGACCGGACCGCCTGAGCTGGCTGAACACCCTGTCGTCCCAGCAGGTCACCAATCTCAAGCCCGGCGAGTCCAGCGAACTGCTGCTCCTGAGTGTGCAGGGCCGCATCGAATTCGATGCGCGCGTGGTGGACGACGGCGGGACCACCTGGCTGATTGTCGAGGCGGCCGAAGCGGGTCCCCTGGCCGAGTGGCTGACCAGGATGAAGTTCATGCTCCGCGTCGAGGTGGCGGACGTGTCGGCCGACTGGGCAGTTGTTGGGTCCACCAAGGCCGTGCCCGAATGGTCCGGCCTGCAAGTGTGGCAGGACCCCTGGCCGCACGTCGGTGCGGGCGGGTACGCCTACTCCGTGGTTCCGGAGGACACCCACCCGGGGGCCGAACGCCCGTGGTTTGAATATCTCGTGCCCGCGGCGGAGCTTGAGCAGACGGTGGGGGACCGCAAGCTCGCCGGCGTCCTCTCCGCCGAAGCCCTGCGCGTGGCTGCCTGGCGTCCGCGGCTCGGTGCCGAAACGGACGACAAGACCATCCCGCACGAACTGGACCTGCTGCGCACCGCCGTGCACCTGGCCAAGGGCTGCTACAAAGGCCAGGAGACCATCGCCCGCGTCCACAACCTTGGCCACCCGCCGCGGCGCCTGGTGTTCCTGCAGCTCGACGGGTCCCAGCACACCTTGCCGGCCGCCGGCAGCGAGGTCCTGGTGGGGGAGCGCAAGGTGGGCGCCGTGACGTCCGTGGCGCAGCACTATGAGATGGGCCCCATCGCGCTGGCCGTCATCAAGCGTTCTGTCGCGCCGGATGAAATACTGACGGTAATGGACGGGGATGAACCGTACACAGCCGCGCAGGAAGTAATCGTGGCGCCCGACGCCGGCCAGGTGGTCGGAAGGCAGACAGGATTCCTGAGGGGGACCCACAGATGA
- a CDS encoding permease: MSTPGPAPEVSAPATGGRTLRSWSIGVVGLAGLATLVASVFRTPDVLLAVAVLFALGIGVGWPHYLGIPAKKTLAAVIGLSGAGSAVAATFAAAPGYLNWTPGFIALGVTAVFIVQLMRGTGQAQRLESTLGCSVGVLLSCLGSGWIAGTRFNGVKEMVLVAGISAAVALLAGLIRWPDRIIAPLGITLAGLAGPLAGLVFSDIAVLPAAVFGVVVGAVLVSFRRLVTLRGAPLNFPAALGMGLAPISAVGSLAYFIDKLLIS; encoded by the coding sequence ATGAGTACGCCAGGGCCTGCCCCCGAGGTGAGCGCTCCTGCCACTGGCGGCCGGACGCTCCGGTCATGGAGCATTGGAGTCGTTGGCCTGGCGGGCCTGGCAACGCTGGTGGCCAGCGTCTTCCGGACTCCGGACGTCCTCCTCGCGGTTGCCGTGCTTTTTGCCCTGGGGATCGGCGTCGGCTGGCCCCACTACCTGGGAATCCCTGCCAAGAAAACCCTCGCTGCCGTGATCGGACTGTCCGGGGCCGGCTCGGCCGTTGCGGCCACTTTCGCGGCCGCCCCCGGCTACCTCAACTGGACGCCCGGCTTCATTGCCCTCGGTGTCACGGCTGTCTTCATCGTCCAGCTGATGCGAGGCACTGGCCAGGCGCAGCGCCTCGAGTCGACACTCGGCTGCAGCGTGGGCGTCCTCCTCTCCTGCCTGGGGTCCGGATGGATCGCCGGCACCAGGTTCAACGGTGTCAAGGAGATGGTGCTGGTGGCCGGCATCAGCGCCGCCGTCGCACTGCTCGCCGGCCTCATCCGCTGGCCGGACCGGATCATTGCGCCACTGGGCATCACCCTGGCCGGACTGGCCGGGCCGCTCGCCGGGCTGGTGTTCTCCGACATCGCCGTTTTGCCCGCGGCAGTGTTCGGTGTGGTGGTCGGGGCGGTCCTAGTCAGTTTCCGCCGGCTCGTGACTCTCCGGGGCGCTCCGCTGAACTTTCCGGCTGCCCTGGGCATGGGCCTGGCGCCCATTTCGGCGGTCGGTTCGCTCGCCTACTTCATAGACAAACTACTCATCTCCTGA